A stretch of [Clostridium] innocuum DNA encodes these proteins:
- a CDS encoding PDZ domain-containing protein, translating into MEDFEVYEEHNEEDVKQNSFNEKSENTEMNMDDAAAGAPLQKEKKPSFMKRHKNACIISGCLLISIGGGFGGATLAYQLSKSNGNGTVLYQAVEKTNSSKSNTANATSMSVKDIANEAMESVVEIKTESVSTNEFFQQAVQSGAGSGVILSKDGYIVTNNHVIDGASKIKVTTKDGKSYDAKLIGNDSSTDLAVIKVEASNLKPAVLGNSSKLEVGDTAVAIGNPLGELGGTVTSGIISALDREVTIDNQTMHLLQTNAAINPGNSGGGLFNDQGELIGIVNAKSSGSNIEGLGFAIPIDRAKDVITNLIENGYVKGRASLGVTLTLGTSNNPFSSDTSTQVYIASVVEGKAADKAGLQAGDQILKVDDKDVESISDVKTVVNSHKAGETMKITVLRDRSTKTFTVTLGEADNTTSSSDEGTSRQTPNQNR; encoded by the coding sequence ATGGAAGACTTTGAAGTATATGAAGAACATAATGAGGAAGATGTTAAACAAAATTCGTTCAATGAAAAATCAGAAAACACGGAAATGAACATGGATGATGCAGCTGCAGGGGCACCTTTGCAGAAGGAAAAAAAGCCATCGTTTATGAAGCGTCACAAAAATGCCTGCATCATCAGCGGATGTCTGCTGATTTCCATCGGAGGCGGATTTGGAGGAGCAACACTGGCATATCAGCTGAGCAAATCGAATGGAAACGGAACCGTGCTTTATCAGGCAGTTGAGAAAACGAATTCTTCCAAAAGCAATACAGCAAACGCGACCAGTATGTCAGTCAAGGATATCGCGAATGAGGCCATGGAAAGCGTTGTGGAGATAAAAACAGAATCAGTTTCCACGAATGAGTTTTTCCAACAGGCAGTTCAGTCAGGTGCCGGCAGTGGTGTCATTCTTAGCAAGGATGGATACATCGTGACAAACAATCATGTAATTGACGGTGCAAGCAAAATCAAGGTAACAACCAAGGATGGAAAGTCTTACGATGCCAAACTGATAGGCAATGATTCCTCCACCGATCTGGCTGTTATAAAGGTCGAGGCAAGCAACCTAAAGCCTGCTGTACTGGGCAACAGCTCCAAGCTGGAAGTAGGGGATACCGCAGTTGCGATTGGAAACCCACTTGGTGAACTTGGCGGTACCGTGACAAGCGGCATCATTTCCGCACTGGATCGGGAAGTGACGATAGATAATCAGACAATGCATCTTCTACAGACAAATGCTGCTATCAACCCGGGAAATTCCGGTGGCGGTTTGTTCAATGATCAGGGTGAACTGATCGGTATTGTTAATGCCAAATCCAGTGGTTCCAATATCGAAGGTCTTGGTTTTGCAATTCCTATCGACCGTGCAAAGGATGTTATCACAAATCTAATTGAAAACGGTTATGTAAAGGGACGCGCATCTCTGGGAGTTACACTGACCCTGGGTACCAGCAACAATCCATTCAGCTCCGATACCAGCACACAGGTCTATATCGCAAGTGTCGTGGAAGGTAAGGCAGCTGATAAAGCAGGACTGCAGGCCGGCGATCAGATTTTAAAAGTAGATGACAAGGATGTAGAAAGTATTTCCGATGTTAAAACCGTGGTAAATTCCCACAAGGCTGGAGAAACTATGAAAATTACCGTCCTGCGGGATCGTTCCACTAAGACCTTTACAGTCACACTTGGAGAAGCTGACAATACCACTTCCTCCTCGGATGAGGGCACTTCCCGGCAGACGCCAAACCAGAATCGCTGA
- a CDS encoding neurofilament protein, protein MAKTTKKKTLTKKTAKAAAKTESKTAQEQLKLTAEPEAKKITAEKEPEKLTTKKIEKITTAKEAEKLTTAPAPEKIETKDTVKLETSAAKTTGVKKPTEAKAETKKKPAAKKTAAKKTTKKEESKEEAVKAEDKPVKKAAKKTAAAKKAEPTAKKAVKKTEEKKAEKKPAAKKAAAKKAAPKKADKEKLEAYAALSLDEAIQKAQAMGVQHVYEDYTRFLLDEADSKQIAKNIIDGNALLEKGFTYDKDGFDTDLISVVLEKVADTMDVKAMDYKELKKDITACLKAEMTADAEANAAEYLKEFKVCEKLLMIGQRKNITDAAIVSDLIGADVDAFVAHFFQFAYAILPGWQYDDVKFYEDFAFAVLSQYSDLYEKYQLNILLDVADLYIKHGDFGHGDECYGYILRDNQIKDYIYYRFASVYEDIDFNKAKALAYESLQYVDGRYTYYQNIMDIINK, encoded by the coding sequence ATGGCTAAAACTACAAAAAAGAAAACATTAACAAAGAAAACAGCCAAGGCTGCAGCTAAGACAGAATCAAAGACAGCACAGGAACAGCTGAAGCTGACAGCGGAACCGGAAGCGAAGAAAATAACAGCAGAGAAGGAACCGGAAAAACTAACAACGAAAAAGATTGAAAAAATCACGACTGCGAAGGAAGCAGAAAAGCTGACTACAGCACCTGCACCAGAGAAAATCGAAACAAAGGATACCGTGAAGCTGGAAACAAGTGCAGCGAAAACTACAGGGGTAAAGAAGCCGACAGAAGCAAAAGCGGAGACTAAGAAAAAGCCGGCAGCGAAAAAAACTGCGGCAAAGAAAACAACGAAAAAAGAAGAAAGCAAAGAGGAAGCAGTAAAGGCAGAGGATAAACCGGTAAAGAAAGCTGCAAAGAAAACAGCAGCAGCGAAAAAAGCAGAGCCGACAGCGAAAAAGGCTGTGAAGAAGACTGAGGAAAAAAAGGCAGAGAAGAAGCCTGCGGCAAAAAAGGCAGCAGCGAAAAAAGCAGCACCGAAAAAGGCAGATAAGGAAAAGCTGGAGGCTTATGCAGCACTGTCCCTGGATGAAGCAATTCAAAAGGCACAGGCAATGGGTGTGCAGCATGTATACGAGGACTATACAAGATTCCTGCTTGATGAGGCAGACAGTAAACAAATTGCGAAAAACATCATTGATGGAAATGCTCTTTTGGAAAAGGGTTTCACATATGATAAGGACGGCTTTGATACGGATTTGATTTCTGTCGTTCTGGAAAAGGTAGCGGATACCATGGATGTAAAGGCTATGGATTATAAAGAACTGAAAAAGGATATCACGGCATGTCTGAAGGCTGAGATGACAGCAGATGCGGAAGCAAATGCTGCGGAATACCTGAAGGAGTTCAAGGTGTGTGAGAAGCTGCTGATGATCGGGCAGCGCAAAAACATTACAGATGCAGCGATCGTCAGTGATTTGATCGGTGCGGATGTGGATGCGTTTGTAGCACACTTCTTCCAGTTTGCATATGCAATTCTACCAGGCTGGCAGTATGATGATGTAAAATTCTATGAGGACTTTGCATTTGCGGTGCTTTCCCAGTACAGTGATCTGTATGAGAAATATCAGTTGAATATCCTGCTGGATGTTGCAGACCTTTACATCAAGCATGGTGATTTCGGTCATGGTGATGAATGCTATGGCTATATCCTGCGTGACAACCAGATTAAGGACTATATTTATTACCGTTTTGCTTCTGTGTATGAAGACATCGACTTCAACAAGGCGAAGGCACTTGCCTATGAGTCCCTGCAGTATGTTGACGGACGTTATACGTACTACCAGAACATCATGGATATCATTAACAAATAA